A single window of Ananas comosus cultivar F153 linkage group 24, ASM154086v1, whole genome shotgun sequence DNA harbors:
- the LOC109728667 gene encoding uncharacterized protein LOC109728667 yields MAEEDRVFFFLDGLQPWEKKDLVGRATSRTKAPKASKAKGGGDRRAQNECRGRERGLVSPQKKLTCYVCGKNHWARDCRKKKQVNAIQTKQGEGNAEPTKIGALRLVNAVQGLASSSKPHNKELSHIDVTLNGRTTRALVDTGATHNFVAEMEAKQIGLPLEKDAGRIKAVNSEAQPVAGVANGVAIAMGPWRGNANFTAAPIDDFQVILSMDFLASWKAVPMPHLGALSIIDEAASCMLLASQEKTVSTQTLSALQLQKGVNRGEMTYLAAIREASDEGLEEEGLPAEIELVLVDFLDVLPPRREVNHDIELEPGAKPPAKAPYRMAPLKLEELQKQLKELHDTGFIRPSKASYGAPILFQQKSDGSLRLFIDYRALNKLMVKNKYPIPLVADLFDQLEKAKYFTKLDLCSGYYQVQIVEGDEEKTTCTMRYGAYEFLVMPFGLTNALATFCTLMNKLFHPYLDRFVVVYLDDIVVYSNTLQEHIEHLRTVFQVLWENQLFVKKEKCTFSKEEVHFLGHWIGQGLIRTNQRKVQAICKWETPTTVFELRSFLRLVNYYRRFIAGYSARAAPLTDLLKKNHSWDGHPIAYESRKLNDTERR; encoded by the exons ATGGCGGAGGAAGATCGCGTATTCTTCTTCCTCGACGGGCTCCAACCTTGGGAGAAAAAGGACCTTGTGGGGCGCGCGACGTCAAGGAC CAAGGCGCCCAAAGCGAGCAAGGCTAAAGGTGGAGGAGACCGTCGCGCCCAGAATGAGTGCAGGGGCCGCGAGAGGGGTCTTGTGTCGCCGCAGAAGAAATTAACGTGCTACGTCTGTGGCAAGAACCATTGGGCGAGGGACTGCCGAAAGAAGAAGCAGGTGAATGCAATCCAGACCAAGCAGGGCGAGGGCAATGCAGAACCGACGAAGATAGGCGCGCTCAGGCTTGTCAACGCAGTTCAGGGGCTGGCAAGCAGTAGCAAGCCCCACAACAAGGAGCTTTCACACATCGATGTGACCCTTAACGGCAGGACCACACGAGCATTGGTGGACACGGGAGCCACTCACAACTTTGTTGCCGAGATGGAGGCCAAACAGATAGGCCTTCCCCTTGAGAAGGATGCTGGCAGGATCAAGGCCGTCAACTCTGAGGCACAACCTGTTGCGGGCGTGGCCAATGGCGTGGCCATTGCGATGGGACCTTGGAGAGGCAACGCAAACTTCACCGCTGCACCCATCGACGACTTCCAAGTCATACTAAGTATGGACTTCTTGGCTTCGTGGAAGGCGGTTCCGATGCCACACCTTGGAGCCTTAAGCATCATAGATGAGGCGGCCTCCTGCATGCTCCTAGCGAGCCAGGAGAAAACGGTAAGCACCCAGACCCTCTCTGCATTGCAGTTGCAAAAAGGTGTGAACCGTGGCGAGATGACTTACCTTGCGGCTATCCGGGAGGCGAGCGACGAGGGCCTCGAGGAGGAGGGCCTTCCTGCGGAGATTGAGCTTGTCTTGGTAGATTTCTTGGATGTACTTCCACCTAGGCGGGAGGTGAATCACGACATCGAGCTTGAGCCAGGAGCCAAACCGCCAGCAAAAGCACCATATAGAATGGCCCCGCTAAAGCTCGAGGAGCTGCAAAAGCAGTTGAAGGAGCTTCACGATacgggcttcattcgaccgtcGAAAGCATCTTACGGAGCACCAATTTTGTTCCAGCAGAAGAGCGACGGAAGCCTACGGCTTTTTATTGATTACAGAGCGCTCAACAAGCTAATGGTAAAAAACAAGTACCCTATTCCTTTAGTTGCAGATCTCTTCGACCAGTTGGAAAAAGCAAAGTACTTCACTAAACTCGACCTTTGCTCTGGGTACTATCAAGTGCAGATTGTGGAAGGAGACGAGGAGAAGACCACATGCACGATGAGGTACGGGGCCTATGAGTTCCTTGTCATGCCGTTCGGCTTAACGAACGCACTAGCGACCTTCTGCACACTCATGAACAAGCTGTTCCATCCCTATCTCGATCGCTTTGTGGTGGTGTACCTCGATGACATCGTGGTATACAGCAACACCTTGCAGGAGCACATCGAGCACTTGCGAACTGTTTTCCAAGTGCTGTGGGAGAACCAGCTGTTCGTCAAGAAGGAGAAGTGCACATTCTCAAAGGAAGAGGTGCACTTCCTTGGCCACTGGATAGGCCAGGGCTTGATTCGCACGAACCAACGAAAGGTCCAAGCCATCTGCAAATGGGAGACCCCAACGACGGTTTTCGAGTTGCGATCTTTCCTTAGGCTCGTCAACTACTACCGCCGCTTCATTGCGGGCTACTCTGCAAGAGCAGCCCCGTTGACGGATCTGCTGAAGAAAAACCACTCGTGG GATGGGCACCCCATCGCCTATGAGAGTCGCAAGCTCAACGACACCGAGCGGCGTTAG
- the LOC109728782 gene encoding protein DETOXIFICATION 49-like, which produces MAATGLLLYLRSMVSMLFLGRLGRLPLAGGALAIGFANITGYSVLSGLAMEPVCGQAFGARRHALLRSALRRTVLLLLLASVPIAALWLAMHRTLLLFRQDPDITAAAHSYILASLPDLLLQSFLHPIRIYLRTQSITLPLTAAAAAVLLLHLPVNYLLVSVLGLGIRGVAVASVVANSNLLIFLLLYVYFSGIFRRTDDDGSGDDETKAAERFGEWRSLLNLAIPSCISVCLEWWWYEIMILLCGLLLDPKSAVASMGILIQTTSLVYIFPSSLSFGVSTRVSNELGADRPERARRAAEVGLSCGAAIGVAALGFTLAVRKVWGRMFTEDAAILELTTAALLMVGMAELGNCPQTAGCGVLRGSARPRAAANVNMGAFYGVGMPVAIGLAFWGGLDFRGMWFGMLAAQAACAAMMLAAVRRTDWTMQAERAQRLTGGGNGGAVNMINSDSDGDGNGAVCDKDRTVRSATEEGDEKTNVDVVLVVNC; this is translated from the coding sequence ATGGCGGCGACGGGGCTCCTGCTCTACCTTCGCTCCATGGTGTCCATGCTCTTCCTCGGCCGGCTCGGCCGCCTCCCCCTCGCGGGCGGCGCCCTCGCCATCGGCTTCGCCAACATCACCGGCTACTCCGTCCTCTCCGGCCTCGCCATGGAGCCCGTCTGCGGCCAGGCTTTCGGCGCCCGCCGCCACGCCCTCCTCCGCAGCGCCCTCCGCCGCACCGTCCTCCTGCTCCTCCTCGCCTCCGTCCCCATCGCCGCCTTGTGGCTCGCCATGCACCGcaccctcctcctcttccgccAGGACCCCGACATCACCGCCGCCGCGCATTCCTACATCCTCGCCTCCCTCCCCGACCTCCTCCTCCAGTCCTTCCTCCACCCCATCCGCATATATCTCCGCACGCAGTCCATCACCCTCCccctcaccgccgccgccgccgccgtgctcctcctccacctccccgTCAACTACCTCCTCGTCAGCGTCCTCGGCCTCGGCATCCGCGGCGTCGCCGTTGCCTCCGTCGTCGCCAACTCCAACCTTCtaatcttcctcctcctctacgTATACTTCTCCGGCATCTTCCGCCGCACCGACGACGACGGCAGCGGCGACGACGAAACCAAAGCGGCGGAGAGATTCGGAGAGTGGAGATCGCTGCTCAATTTGGCAATCCCGAGCTGCATTTCGGTGTGCCTGGAGTGGTGGTGGTACGAGATCATGATCCTCCTCTGCGGCCTCCTCCTCGACCCCAAGTCCGCGGTGGCGTCGATGGGGATACTGATCCAGACCACGTCGCTGGTGTACATATTTCCCTCCTCGCTTAGCTTCGGTGTGTCGACGCGCGTCAGCAACGAGCTCGGCGCCGACCGCCCGGAGCGCGCGCGCCGGGCGGCCGAAGTCGGGCTGTCCTGCGGGGCCGCAATTGGCGTCGCAGCACTCGGCTTTACGCTGGCGGTGCGGAAAGTATGGGGGAGGATGTTCACGGAGGACGCCGCGATTTTGGAGCTGACGACAGCGGCGCTGCTGATGGTGGGGATGGCGGAACTGGGGAACTGCCCGCAGACGGCGGGGTGCGGGGTGCTGCGGGGAAGCGCGAGGCCGCGGGCAGCTGCGAACGTCAACATGGGGGCGTTCTACGGGGTCGGGATGCCGGTGGCCATTGGGCTGGCCTTCTGGGGCGGGCTAGACTTCCGGGGGATGTGGTTCGGGATGCTGGCGGCCCAGGCGGCCTGCGCGGCAATGATGCTGGCTGCCGTCAGGAGGACGGACTGGACAATGCAGGCTGAGCGGGCACAGCGGCTGACGGGCGGCGGCAATGGTGGCGCCGTCAATATGATCAACAGCGACAGCGACGGCGACGGCAACGGCGCCGTGTGTGACAAGGATAGAACAGTAAGATCGGCAACGGAGGAGGGAGATGAGAAAACCAACGTGGATGTTGTTCTTGTCGTTAATTGTTGA